In Balearica regulorum gibbericeps isolate bBalReg1 chromosome 32, bBalReg1.pri, whole genome shotgun sequence, a single genomic region encodes these proteins:
- the LOC142598891 gene encoding butyrophilin subfamily 2 member A2-like: protein MRCRRTGGVERATGSVPQLSLEAYEDGGIRVVCRSAGWYPQPEVLWKDPDGQHLPSVSQRHSSDERGLFDIEGVIVVTSGNQRGNWSCVVRNSRLNQEQEMSLHISGALSSFDLGFPGQVLQSRELAPSRCGVLSRALYAWPFLSLPVLSSPASPASGKAQGDVPGRVGSSGTPAHAWTLTPAQTSWGPAVGFDQLLSLLVAWRKFLLPHHTDVVTLDPNSAHSQLLLSADGRSVRRGRARQDLPDTPERFDTRCCVLGQEGFREGRHCWGVEVKGEVGGDSWWAVGVARDSVDRKGDPALSPEGGIWAMRHKLGHFVSLTSPRTSLGWIPIPRRLWVCLDCTQGLVTFIDADSGVEIFTFPPASFKGEIIRPWFCLQTEETQLCLSNCIS from the exons ATGAGGTGCCGCAGGACAGGAGGCGTTGAAAGAG CCACAGGCTCGGTCCCTCAGCTCTCCCTGGAGGCTTACGAGGACGGAGGCATCCGGGTGGTGTGTCGATCGGCCGGCTGGTACCCACAACCGGAGGTGCTGTGGAAAGATCCCGATGGGCAGCATCTCCCCTCGGTCTCCCAGAGACATTCCTCAGATGAGAGGGGCCTCTTTGACATCGAAGGTGTCATCGTTGTGACCAGTGGGAACCAACGTGGGAACTGGTCCTGCGTGGTCAGGAACAGCCGCCTCAACCAGGAGCAGGAGATGTCCCTGCACATCTCAGGTGCTTTGAGCAGCTTTGATCTGGGGTTCCCGGGGCAag tgctgcagtccCGAGAGCTGG CTCCGTCACGGTGTGGGGTGCTGTCCCGGGCGCTGTATGCTTGGCCCTTTCTGTCCTTGCCCGTCCTCTCCAGCCCTGCATCCCCTGCCTCTGGGAAAGCCCAAGGCGatgtgcctggcagggtgggcagctcGGGGACACCAGCCCACGCCTGGACCCTCACCCCTGCCCAGACTTCCTGGGGACCAGCTGTGGGATTTGACCAGCTCTTGTCTCTCCTTGTAGCCTGGAGAAAGTTTCTGCTTCCTCATCATACAG ACGTGGTGACCCTGGATCCAAACTCGGCTCATTCCCAACTTCTCCTGTCAGCGGATGGGAGAAGtgtgagaaggggaagagcacgGCAGGACCTGCCCGACACCCCGGAGAGATTTGACACTCGGTGCTGTGTGCTGGGCCAGGAGGGGTTCAGGGAGGGGAGGCACTGCTGGGGGGTGGAGGTGAAGGGGGAGGTGGGAGGTGATTCCTGGTGGGCTGTGGGGGTGGCCAGGGACTCTGTGGACAGGAAGGGGGATCCGGCCCTGAGCCCTGAAGGGGGGATATGGGCGATGAGGCACAAATTAGGGCACTTTGTGTCTCTCACCTCTCCTCGCACCTCCCTGGGTTGGATCCCCATCCCCAGGAGACTCTGGGTCTGTCTGGACTGCACGCAGGGGCTGGTGACTTTCATCGATGCCGACAGTGGGGTTGAGATCTTCACTTTCCCACCAGCCTCCTTCAAGGGAGAGATCATCCGACCCTGGTTTTGCTTACAGACAGAGGAAACCCAGCTGTGCCTCAGCAACTGTATCTCCTAG